GTGCTCCTCTGGACTCGCTGGCCTGCCAgtaccaccagggggcgctgtccATGCGCGTGTCCAGGAAGGGCCAGGTGGTCAGCGCCCTGGAGGCCGACTGGCTGGAGCTGACGGCCGCCTACTACCGCCGAGGCTGGTCGCTGGTGGACTCCTTCGTCTACTGGAACACAGCGAAAGGTTGGTTGAAACGTGGCGTGTGGTCGGGTGAAGCTAAGTCAGATGCTAGTGTGGTTTAGCGTTACTGTGCAGTGTTTTCCTGGCGTTAGTCGCCGTTCTTCCTGCAAACTGCGCGTTATTATCTTTTCCTGTAAAACAgtgaaagacacacacttcctgcttTGGCGCCTCTTTCCCACTGGCTCTATATTTGGACGTCTTCCCGACCTCGCCTCCGgttcctctgcagaggagcagacatGACAGCCTCcatcacaaagacagacagtgcCGTGGCCGTGTCGTTAGGTTGACACTCATTACAAAGTCAAATAGGAACTGAGGCCATTTCTGTTCCCGTATATGAATATAGTGTTCTGGTTCAGGCAGTGCTCATACTTGCAGTCTTCCTCGCTGTCCTGCTTCCACAGATTAAACTATTTCTAATAAGTGGGTCGCTCTCTCACTGACACATTTCCTGAGACAATGTCGGTcatgagagctgctgctgctcagggagCGCTCACACAGGAGCTGTATGTTGCAGGCGAGCCGGTGCCCAGATCCTTGGAGGGGCTGTTTGTATATGAGGAGAGAAGCACGTCGCCTCCGGCCAACGACACCATCGTCGTAGAGCAGTGGACCGTCATCGAGGTCAGCGTCGCTCTCAGTCCAGTTCTTCATGTTAATCAAAGTTAGAGCAATAACAAACAAGTGTGTTTACGTCCAGGGGTCCAGTGTCAAAACCGACTACGGGCCCCTTCTGCACACGCTGGCCGAGTTCGGCTGGCTGCTCACGTGTGTGCTGCCCACACCCATCATCCGACACGACAGGTAGGTCCCACACCCCGCGGACAGGGCCGGCGCGAAGACTGTTCCATAATCCAGCatctgcgtttgtgtgcagtgATGGGAACCTTGCCACGAAGCAGGTCGTGTTTCTGCAGAGGCCGGTGAGGAGTCAGGCAGCaggacaccacaggaagcaggtaAACCAGGCTTCACAAGCTGAGTGTGGCAGCATTGTGGAGCATCACTGCTCCCTAGTGAGCAAAGGCCAAACTACAGCTGAACCGTGGCGCCTGAACACAACGCCTCCTTCAAGAGGCCAAGTCACCACACAAGCTGTGACACAGGTCTGAGGTGTGGAGGGATCAGCAGTGAGCTGAAAGGCTTCCCAACACAAAAGCTCTGTTCCCGCTGCCTGATCCACTTCATGTGAGATAAGCTCAAAAGACTCAGCTGAGTTCATCCATGACGCCGAGCGGAGCAGAACTAAATCCTGCTTTACAGATGGATCAGGTTCTCGTTTAGGACAGAAGACGCTTGTGGGAATGTTCTTTTAAAAGGAATGAAAATTTCTGGTCATATTTAGGCAGAAAATTCACAGACTTCGATTGTTGAATTTGTCGTGAGCTGTAGCGACGTCCTCCTTTATCTGTGAGAAACAAACGCACGTCCACCTTCAGGTGTGGATGTGGATCCGGGTCCACCTTCAGGTGTGGATGTGGATCCGGGTCTGAGGGTGGGGCTCACGCTCACGCTCCGTCCGCAGGCTTCTTCTGTGCACAGTGCCGTGTCCAGCCGCTCCGTGAGCCGCGCCGTGGGCAGCCCCGTCCCTCGGGAGGAGCCGTCTCCCACCACAGGAGGCATCGTGGGGTTCCCGGTGTTTGGAGGAGGCTATCCCAGCGCCCTGTCCCACCTGGAGGAAGGCGTCtatgagcaggaggaggggaaggcGGAGGTCACCTGTATGTAAGCAGGAAAAGTGATGATGGTGGCGTCATCATCCAGGAAAAGACAGACTGTACAGATTCTCACCATGAACTCAGCACTTTTTAATGAAGCCATACTGACTATTTAGGGATAAACACACTTAGATTCACACATTTCTACTACAGGAAAGCTTTTGCTCATTTCAGGTGCTAATGGGGAAACATTACAGtattaaaaagcacaaacactgcTGCACATTGAGGAAACGTGGTGACGATTTTACTTCAGCTTGTATTTACGTTACTTCACAGCTTGACAGTTAGAAAAGGATCCTTGTCTTTTGGTTGTGATGCTTATGGATGTTGTACCTTTGGTTACCCACCCTCTGACCTCGACGCAGGTGAGCTCAGGCTTCTCTTCTCGTCAGCGTGAAGATGTTCgtcctgcttcctctggtacCGATGTCTTATCGCCTCCTTGTCTGACTGGTGTCGTCTCCTAATCATTCTAGGAATGGTTGGACTCATCTCGCatgatgttttagtatttaagGTCTGACAGAAGCTGCTCTTTGCTTCAGCTCATACGGTACCTGCCATTTGCTTTGGTTGTTTTAACTCTAAAACCTTGTGTGACGCCTTTTAAAGGCAGGTTGACATCTGTTCAAGTTTAGAAAAGACTATTATAAAGGCCAATGTTTTAACCTGCGTTAGTGACAAAAGCTAAATCAGCCTATTGATgctgaaaaaaagggaaaaactgTCATTTTATCAGCAGAAACAGACTTTGGTGACAAGAAAACCTGTAATAAAGCCAAGTATAAAATTAGATCTCATCAGTGCTAATTGTCCTATTTAAGTAATTGTTGgtacaagtccaacaactgccGATGTGTTTAGAGACAAGACTCCTTCAGGTTTCCTGAATGTCCGTATTAATCATCCAGCTTTTCATCTTTGGAGAGTTGTACATTTTGTGTCAGTTATGTTTCTCTAAATTGTATTAAACAGCTATTTCGCACATCATCATGCGAGTTGTATTAACTTAAGTTTGTGCATTGAAATATGAGCATCTAAAATTAAATGTCAGCCCAgttttataaactgctgctgcctcagtggACATGAAAACACCCGCATAACCAACTGAATAatagtttttttattaacaGACATTAAAATGTCAACAGTAACAAAATTTTttagttcatttaaaaa
This genomic interval from Betta splendens chromosome 21, fBetSpl5.4, whole genome shotgun sequence contains the following:
- the LOC114847714 gene encoding raftlin-2 isoform X2, with amino-acid sequence MGCGLRKLEDPEDSSPGKIYSTLKRPQVESKTDTVYEYVLLDFSLEGSRPTVQYVASLSELPLALQPYYTQGYVLAALHPIILSVGWTRSLPFSLLYRAILARPAPSKQTASMCHSVPVLRVEEWPLPGDSLTGDTVHALIDRVNSSARGGVRFIGSVLQQVSGSTEGRVHSPKRGCRSPPHTPPGDRELEDNSYSPDLRLLVFFHSWAPGCAPLDSLACQYHQGALSMRVSRKGQVVSALEADWLELTAAYYRRGWSLVDSFVYWNTAKGEPVPRSLEGLFVYEERSTSPPANDTIVVEQWTVIEGSSVKTDYGPLLHTLAEFGWLLTCVLPTPIIRHDSDGNLATKQVVFLQRPVRSQAAGHHRKQASSVHSAVSSRSVSRAVGSPVPREEPSPTTGGIVGFPVFGGGYPSALSHLEEGVYEQEEGKAEVTCM